One segment of Lachancea thermotolerans CBS 6340 chromosome E complete sequence DNA contains the following:
- the RPL21A gene encoding 60S ribosomal protein eL21 (highly similar to uniprot|Q02753 Saccharomyces cerevisiae YBR191W), with amino-acid sequence MFQRDFRKHGAIPLSTYLKVYKVGDIVDIKANGSIQKGMPHKFYQGKTGVVYNVTKSAVGVIINKVVGNRYIEKRVSLRVEHIKHSKCRQEFLDRVKSNAAKRREAKAQGVAVQLKRQPAQPRGSRVVSTEGNIPKTLAPVPYETFI; translated from the coding sequence ATGTTCCAACGTGACTTCAGAAAGCATGGTGCAATTCCATTGTCCACCTATCTGAAGGTCTACAAAGTTGGCGACATTGTTGACATCAAGGCTAACGGTTCCATCCAAAAGGGTATGCCTCACAAGTTCTACCAAGGTAAGACTGGTGTTGTCTACAACGTTACCAAGTCTGCCGTCGGtgtcatcatcaacaaggtTGTTGGTAACAGATACATCGAGAAGAGAGTCAGCTTGAGAGTCGAGCACATCAAGCACTCCAAGTGTAGACAAGAGTTCTTGGACAGAGTCAAGTCTAACGCCGCTAAGCGTCGTGAGGCTAAGGCCCAGGGTGTTGCTGTTCAATTGAAGAGACAGCCTGCTCAACCAAGAGGTTCCCGTGTTGTTTCCACCGAAGGTAACATTCCAAAGACCTTGGCTCCAGTTCCATACGAGACTTTCATCTAA